One window from the genome of Emys orbicularis isolate rEmyOrb1 chromosome 10, rEmyOrb1.hap1, whole genome shotgun sequence encodes:
- the PERCC1 gene encoding protein PERCC1 — protein sequence MAAGVIRNLAEFRLPASFQHSFLHPTPSQDMDFQDLSEEEEEEEDYDVEEDSPPCHSPGTEGQKVTAGCSQSDAEMTLQLLKFSELISCDIQRYFGRKAKDEDPDSCNIYEDCFSPRRLGRELYYADLMRLAQSGELDDEDAQGPAAPPGQLDQRVWRSICNKDGAQKLGPLAELFEYGLRRFLKRRAADGRKLRLEKKYAHIMPMHKRKLPQSFWKEPSPSPLCILNTNPPDFSDLLANWTSEPGQELPSTSRELAGELARPAMETDQFSVL from the coding sequence ATGGCTGCAGGAGTGATCAGGAACCTGGCAGAGTTCAGGCTGCCCGCTTCCTTCCAACACTcattcctccaccccaccccatcccaggaCATGGACTTCCAAGACctgtcagaggaggaggaggaggaagaggactacGATGTGGAAGAGGACAGCCCTCCCTGTCACagtcctggcacagaggggcagaaaGTCACAGCTGGTTGCAGCCAGAGTGACGCAGAAATGACCCTGCAGCTCCTGAAGTTCTCCGAGCTGATCAGCTGCGACATCCAGAGATACTTTGGAAGGAAGGCCAAGGATGAGGACCCCGACTCCTGCAACATCTACGAGGACTGCTTCTCTCCCCGCCGGCTGGGGCGGGAGCTGTACTACGCAGACCTGATGCGACTCGCCCAGAGCGGCGAGCTGGATGACGAGGATGCCCAGGGCCCTGCGGCACCCCCGGGGCAGCTCGACCAGAGGGTCTGGAGGTCCATTTGTAACAAGGACGGGGCACAGAAGCTAGGGCCATTAGCGGAGCTCTTCGAATACGGCTTGCGCCGCTTCCTCAAGCGGAGGGCGGCTGACGGCAGGAAGCTGCGGCTGGAGAAGAAGTATGCCCACATCATGCCCATGCACAAGAGGAAGCTGCCACAGTCCTTCTGGAAGGAACCGTCACCCAGCCCCCTGTGCATCCTCAACACAAACCCACCTGACTTCAGCGACCTCCTGGCCAACTGGACATCAGAGCCCGGGCAGGAGctgcccagcaccagcagggagctggctggggagctggccagGCCGGCCATGGAAACCGATCAGTTCAGTGTGCTGTGA